In the Larimichthys crocea isolate SSNF chromosome XXI, L_crocea_2.0, whole genome shotgun sequence genome, one interval contains:
- the dnaja2b gene encoding dnaJ homolog subfamily A member 2b has protein sequence MANVVDTKLYDILGVSPSASENELKKAYRKLAKEYHPDKNPDAGDKFKEISFAYEVLTNPEKKELYDRYGEQGLREGGGGGPGMDDIFSHIFGGGLFGFMGGQGRGRNGGKRRGDDMVHPLKVSLEDLYNGKTTKLQLSKNVLCGACNGQGGKAGAVQKCVACRGRGMRIMIRQLAPGMVQQMQSVCTDCNGEGEVINEKDRCRKCEGHKVSKETKLLEVHVDKGMRHGQKITFSGEADQAPGVEPGDIVLVLQEKEHEDFRREGSDLHMVQRIGLVEALCGFQMTVTHLDGRQLLVKYPPGKIIEPGCIRMVKGEGMPQYRNPFEKGDLYVKFDVQFPENNWISAEKLNELECLLPARAENPVIAADAEEVDLTDFDRSQGSGGGARREAYNDSSDEEGGHHGPGVQCAHQ, from the exons gcCTACCGCAAACTGGCCAAAGAGTACCATCCTGACAAGAACCCTGACGCCGGAGACAAG tttaaAGAGATCAGTTTTGCTTATGAGGTTCTGACAAACCCAGAAAAGAAGGAGCTTTATGATCGCTATGGAGAACAGGGTTTACGGGAGGGAGGAGGCGGCGGGCCGGGCATGGACGATATCTTCTCTCACATTTTCGGTGGAGGACTGTTTGGGTTCATGGGTGGACAGGGCAGAGGACGCAATGGAggcaagaggagaggagatgacaTGGTACACCCTCTGAA AGTTTCTCTTGAAGATCTATACAACGGCAAAACCACCAAACTGCAGCTCAGCAAGAACGTGCTGTGTGGTGCCTGCAATGG TCAGGGGGGTAAGGCAGGAGCAGTGCAAAAGTGTGTGGCGTGCAGAGGACGAGGTATGAGAATCATGATTAGACAGCTGGCTCCAGGGATGGTCCAACAGATGCAGTCAGTCTGCACAGACTGCAATGGAGAGG GTGAGGTGATAAATGAGAAGGACCGCTGCAGAAAGTGTGAGGGTCATAAGGTGAGTAAGGAGACTAAGCTTCTGGAGGTGCATGTGGACAAAGGCATGAGACATGGACAGAAGATCACATTCTCTGGGGAAGCTGACCAAGCACCAGGAGTCGAACCAGGAGATATAGTCCTGGTTCTTCAAGAGAAAGAgcatgag GATTTCCGCCGTGAAGGCAGCGACCTTCATATGGTCCAACGTATCGGACTGGTTGAGGCTCTGTGTGGCTTCCAGATGACTGTCACACACCTTGATGGACGTCAGTTGCTTGTGAAATACCCACCTGGCAAGATCATTGAACCAG GGTGTATTCGAATGGTGAAGGGAGAGGGAATGCCTCAGTACAGAAACCCTTTCGAGAAGGGAGACCTTTACGTCAAATTTGACGTCCAGTTCCCTGAAAACAACTGGATCAGCGCCGAAAAGCTCAAC gaACTCGAGTGCTTGCTGCCTGCCCGCGCTGAGAATCCCGTGATCGCAGCAGATGCGGAGGAAGTTGACCTGACAGATTTTGACAGGAGTCAAGGGTCAGGAGGTGGAGCCAGGAGAGAGGCCTACAATGATAGTTCTGATGAGGAAGGGGGCCACCATGGCCCGGGGGTGCAGTGCGCACACCAATAG
- the LOC113744214 gene encoding uncharacterized protein LOC113744214 translates to MERDCIAGLYQFLGISVGAEFSSEDVSLLYHKVFHVPVHTDEAHAAMKKKERLVGKKELYGSVMGVRRLKKAARQCWARLVSEGVQSIFPTSCQSQSLEVRDQAWGCVTLPDVLLLIEVKYDVVTHLLYTEMLQEHYTLSIWETLLPWQQHEEEEGLEDLAEEALESGDMIRLAELPGAFRIYSALPRASLRSHPESREQSWSAVSLLYEIHTLRQQEMDTLTVLGKRLDGESLTLMCLHVRLATLRAQREKMSYSALLAAWQSWEPWPHVKSPCRADQVALWLHGEEEEQKEDFITVSAQQAVLQLLVLTQEQERKHLIKLVHGVSLEDLQDPGCRVAPKEDSHEEVALRNGCIKRLKQIHAGLQTSNETQTPSKQTNHQPEHQMEPHISSNSAMWSQQKLEDCSLLLLTHLTEHQEVQVSAVLPALMDKSAQRIQALRDEYESELQAQRYTNILQLLISDAPLTPGSILTPYPNLTENNSNEQIAAQSCGRGPGNAQNSSGGPGDAPTVDSNSRDSRELNGVQIADGADRQDVCTGCGAAIEDPPYLEFLCVSDPASNTHQSLTADGEGAQEATEANAVKSPQSYEKQASLITLAWSKLPEDDNDSEEEAAQVQPIDISSTDEHTHGEETSEERDKEDLKATHHHPDIQSAGQQSSTVSKVV, encoded by the exons ATGGAGCGG GATTGTATCGCCGGTCTGTACCAGTTTCTGGGTATTTCTGTCGGAGCAGAGTTCTCCTCTGAAGATGTGAGCCTCCTCTACCACAAAGTGTTTCATGTTCCTGTCCACACTGATGAAGCACATGCAGCTATGAAAAAG AAGGAGAGGCtggtggggaaaaaagagcTATATGGGAGTGTGATGGGTGTAAGGAGGCTCAAGAAGGCAGCCAGACAGTGCTGGGCCAG ATTGGTGTCAGAGGGGGTGCAAAGTATATTTCCCACTTCCTGTCAGAGCCAAAGCCTCGAGGTCAGGGATCAGGCCTGGGGCTGTGTCACCCTGCCAGATGTCCTCCTCTTGATAGAAGTGAAATACGATGTGGTGACCCACTTACTTTATACAGAAATGCTCCAAGAGCACTACA CTCTGAGTATCTGGGAGACcctgctgccatggcaacaacatgaggaagaagaagggcTGGAGGATCTTGCAGAGGAGGCTTTGGAGTCAGGTGACATGATCCGTTTGGCTGAGCTGCCGGGAGCATTCAGGATATACAG TGCCTTGCCTCGAGCATCTTTAAGAAGCCATCCTGAGTCCAGGGAACAGTCTTGGTCTGCTGTTTCGCTACTGTATGAGATTCACACATTACGTCAACAAGAGATGGACACACTAACAGTCCTGGGCAAGAG ACTTGACGGGGAAAGTCTGACACTGATGTGTCTACACGTCAGGTTGGCAACtctcagagctcagagagaaaaaatgtcCTATAGCGCTCTTCTGGCAGCTTGGCAGTCCTGGGAGCCATG GCCACATGTTAAGAGTCCGTGCAGAGCAGATCAGGTGGCCCTGTGGTTACAtggtgaagaggaagagcaaaAGGAAGACTTTATCACAGTGTCAGCACAGCAG GCAGTGCTGCAGTTGCTTGTGCTGActcaggagcaggagaggaagcaCCTTATCAAGTTGGTACATGGGGTCTCCCTGGAGGATTTACAAGATCCAGGTTGCCGAGTGGCTCCAAAAGAGG ATAGTCATGAGGAAGTTGCTTTAAGAAATGGCTGTATAAAAAGACTGAAACAAATCCATGCTGGCCTACAAACAAGCAACGAGACTCAGACCCCctcaaagcaaacaaaccatCAGCCAGAGCACCAAATGGAGCCCCACATAAGCAGTAACTCGGCAATGTGGTCCCAACAAAAGCTGGAGGATTGTTCCCTGCTCCTCTTGACCCATCTGACAGAGCACCAAGAGGTCCAAGTTTCTGCAGTACTGCCAGCACTGATGGACAAG AGCGCACAGCGGATCCAAGCTCTGCGAGATGAGTATGAATCCGAACTTCAAGCACAGCGCTACACCAACATACTCCAACTCCTGATCTCAGATGCCCCGCTTACTCCAGGCTCTATACTCACTCCTTATCCGAACTtaactgaaaataacagcaatgaGCAGATCGCAGCCCAGTCCTGCGGCAGGGGTCCAGGCAATGCTCAAAACAGCAGTGGTGGGCCAGGTGATGCTCCAACGGTTGATTCAAACAGTAGAGACAGCAGAGAACTGAATGGAGTGCAAATTGCAGATGGAGCTGACAGACAGGATGTCTGTACAG GTTGTGGAGCGGCTATAGAGGACCCGCCCTACTTGGAgttcttgtgtgtgtcagatcCAGCAAGTAATACTCATCAGAGTCTCACTGCAGACGGAGAAGGAGCCCAGGAAGCAACAGAGGCTAATGCAGTAAAGAGCCCCCAGAGCTATGAGAAACAGGCCTCACTGATCACTCTTGCTTGGAGCAAACTACCAGAGGATGACAATGACTCTGAGGAGGAGGCTGCCCAAGTCCAGCCAATTGATATAAGCagcacagatgaacacacacatggtgaGGAGACgtctgaagagagagacaaggaagATCTAAAAGCCACTCATCACCACCCTGACATACAGTCTGCAGGCCAGCAGTCCAGCACAGTAAGTAAGGTAGTGTAA
- the kcp gene encoding kielin/chordin-like protein, which produces MESGILRTLMLMLEIHLLWVFALSVQGLSGPNHENVIDLLAALNMSQHISGVSRVQSPGSVMYKIRPRAPYLTLPREYSHFLNSNFEGGMGVHLVVQQASGTSATLFSLSSMSSPIIQIISSTHNNSLRLDYQTGGGLQGLSSFHFSRRNPFSRDEWVQLAVSLKTDGLAFFVDCQEAVVLPIKREERINLKFPQDAVVTLASTPGRKDSKFSGYLKTAELSMKAYLRRPWLCDNITDLPASQYTDTYSSDSRTDSSRMFQQDASHSKPHSSHRSAHQTNHYPQDVQSDQLQRGVLLGPPGSPQGVKSVSQAQKDDRLKKLEKRLEELALMLDMVKTQNADLQSRVQYLEGCECVRQRCVWEGREVEDGQRWQTHLNTVCTCTSGKVTCQSDIKGCEPDGTVHNVSYSNIDGCQTCTCKGGNRECYPLPCPSLDCTQKETVPGDCCQQCRGCIHSGVRYDHRAKWRPVENACDVCHCLEGHVHCEREQCNTPCKNPTAPPPNTCCPVCHGCGVNGHDFSNGAVIPTGDRCQECICVNGNVACSPLPCRALSCRNPVHRAGDCCPRCEQCEYESKVYGDGQKFPSKRDPCLYCRCNAGEVSCERMDSSCQTLHCSHPAKRKGECCPTCNECEYDRRVYADGKAFIPAGSGPCLQCRCKGGNVICHEEKCPPVQCSNPIIDPHVCCPICKACVFEGLEYEDGSNWQPEGPCSSCTCVKGEILCTHTRCPSTECLHPTKITGSCCAVCESCTYNHRIYSNGQRFTTPDQPCHICTCQHGSVECEQRPCPPLNCSNSYTPPGECCPKCPDCSFENRVFVDGEAFPNPVSVCEECKCVSGTIHCHQAQCPHPHCNAPLPGTCCQNNCNGCSYAGKEYPNGHEFPHPTDTCRTCSCINGNVQCLMKRCPPLSCSNPNVLPGDCCPQCPAPPSDCVYEQQRYRHTERFYHTTDNCRSCTCTDGTVHCQRRPCPFAGCSHPITQECCRTCEGCQYEGRERANGETWDDASDPCAVCVCREGSVRCERRRCPPSNCKHPVQRQCCMSCDGCMFHGKEYPDGTEFSDGKDPCSVCYCYGGEVVCTKIPCYGECSHPYKPPGQCCGECERCFHNSAVLINGQSIPDPGDLCSECTCQRGSVRCTKKPCPAATCPHPITSPCGCPVCDGCHFRGVTYVEGQVFPGGEGRCQDCTCSRGEVVCTQRRCPAVSCPHPALDGCACGVCDGCNFNGRGCFNGERFPHPADHCQLCSCLNGGVVCTHVSCPSVACVRPVTPPGECCPVCTGICLHQGKEYQSGFSFASPSDPCSSCSCLNEVVNCQRRPCPIQCSHPVPSDSCCPACDFCLYEGVVHSHSHTFTPFSSPCQRCTCVRGTVTCVPLVCPATPCIRPVTKPGYCCPECTVCTLDGQEFSDGQTWTLSSNHCSTCTCQAGEVQCASPECSKLPCMHQVTDPGTCCPRCRGCVYGGEEHTEGSSWFADSTPCMTCMCVDGVTTCSEVRCLSPCINFISVPGECCPVCADCVFEGRVYGPGDSFHPADDPCQICTCEVMPDGEQHLRCYRKQCPSLVDCPKSNIFFSGPDTCCPVCAQPLSNCTAAVTGNEVLATDDPCFTCQCQDLTWTCLHQICHPLTCPFNEQFTPPDLCCPVCKDCVIEGQNRRVANGSSWTDSDDDCVTCTCNLGYIECSIEECLPAICLDGQKQVKIPGKCCYECQDSGVSCLYQGTVYHSNEQWEVDECTSCTCVFGDVHCQSERCPPLTCATDEMPAIVPGLCCPHCLPRPATCIAFGDPHYRTFDGRMLHFQGACTYILAQDCEGGDFSIHATNDDRGRKGVSWTKEVTVFIGDVTVQLLQDWVVKVNDEVVTLPFLKEPYIYVERQTNTILLNTNIGLKVLWSGRSHLEVSVPGSYKSHTCGLCGNFNNYYQDDLRMPNGRISQSESDFGNSWRVTNGSHSLTSCRPGENVDPCKEAGYQAKKGANARCKVLKSATFKPCHRVVPPEPWYGACVYDLCACGANTDECLCDTLEAYASQCREAGVILKWRGPSLCAVGCPVERGFVFDECGPPCPVTCFNVDVPLGVIESHCFKPCVPGCQCPAGLVLHNNYCIQPEKCPKIIHGNTS; this is translated from the exons ATGGAGAGCGGCATACTGAGGACGCTCATGCTCATGCTGGAGATACATTTGCTCTGGGTCTTTGCGCTGTCTGTGCAAGGGCTCTCCGGTCCAAATCATGAGAATG TGATTGACCTTCTGGCAGCTCTAAACATGTCCCAGCACATAAGCGGTGTGTCCAGAGTGCAGAGTCCCGGCAGTGTGATGTACAAAATACGTCCAAGAGCACCGTACCTGACTCTTCCTCGTGAATATTCCCACTTCTTGAACTCCAACTTTGAGGGCGGCATGGGAGTACATCTGGTGGTGCAACAGGCATCAGGCACCAGTGCcactcttttttctctctcctctatgTCCTCACCCATTATCCAAATCATCTCCTCCACCCATAATAACAGTCTGCGTTTGGACTACCAGACTGGAGGTGGACTTCAGGGCCTTTCCAGCTTTCACTTCTCCAGGAGAAACCCCTTTTCCAGGGATGAGTGGGTACAGTTGGCTGTGAGCCTGAAGACAGATGGACTGGCATTTTTTGTAGATTGTCAAGAAGCTGTGGTTCTACCGataaaaagggaagaaagaatCAACCTAAAATTTCCTCAGGATGCTGTTGTCACTCTTGCCAGCACACCAGGAAGGAAGGACAGCAAATTTAGT GGATATCTGAAGACAGCAGAGTTATCAATGAAAGCATATCTAAGGCGGCCGTGGCTCTGTGACAATATTACAG ATCTCCCTGCGTCTCAGTATACAGACACCTATAGCTCAGATTCTCGAACTGACAGCAGTCGAATGTTCCAGCAAGATGCTTCCCACAGTAAACCTCATTCAAGCCACAGGTCAGCACACCAAACCAACCATTATCCCCAGGATGTCCAGAGTGACCAGCTGCAGAGAGGTGTGCTCCTGGGGCCCCCAGGATCTCCTCAAGGGGTTAAATCTGTTTCTCAGGCTCAAAAAGATGACAGGCTGAAGAAGCTGGAGAAGAGGCTCGAGGAGCTGGCTCTTATGTTAGACATGGTCAAAACTCAG aatgCAGACCTACAGTCACGTGTGCAGTACCTGGAgggatgtgagtgtgtgaggcaGCGTTGCGTATGGGAGGGCCGTGAAGTGGAGGATGGCCAGCGCTGGCAGACTCACCTCAacactgtgtgtacatgcacatcTGGAAAGGTCACATGCCAGTCTGACATCAAAG GTTGTGAGCCAGACGGTACAGTTCATAATGTGTCCTACAGCAATATAGATGGCTGTCAGACATGTACGTGTAAG GGGGGTAACAGAGAATGCTACCCCCTACCCTGCCCTTCACTGGACTGCACACAAAAGGAGACTGTACCTGGAGACTGCTGCCAGCAGTGCAGAG GTTGTATCCATTCTGGTGTCCGGTATGATCACAGAGCAAAGTGGAGGCCAGTGGAGAATGCCTGTGATGTCTGCCACTGTTTG GAAGGTCATGTTCACTGTGAGAGGGAGCAGTGTAACACCCCATGTAAAAACCCAACTGCTCCTCCACCCAATACCTGCTGTCCAGTTTGTCATG GCTGTGGTGTGAACGGTCATGACTTCTCTAATGGAGCTGTGATTCCTACTGGAGACCGTTGTCAagagtgtatatgtgtg AATGGAAATGTGGCTTGTTCGCCCCTTCCTTGTCGTGCCCTGTCTTGTCGAAACCCCGTGCATCGTGCCGGAGACTGTTGCCCACG GTGTGAGCAGTGTGAATATGAGTCCAAGGTATATGGGGATGGACAGAAGTTCCCCTCCAAGAGAGACCCCTGCCTCTACTGCCGTTGCAAT GCAGGTGAAGTGTCTTGTGAACGTATGGATTCATCATGTCAGACCTTACACTGCAGTCATCCAGCTAAGCGCAAAGGAGAGTGTTGTCCCACATGTAATG AATGTGAGTATGACCGGAGGGTGTACGCTGACGGAAAAGCGTTCATCCCTGCAGGAAGTGGACCCTGCCTGCAGTGCAGGTGTAAG GGTGGGAATGTTATTTGCCATGAAGAGAAGTGCCCTCCTGTCCAGTGCTCCAACCCTATTATAGACCCACATGTCTGTTGTCCAATCTGCAAAG CATGTGTGTTCGAGGGGTTGGAATATGAGGATGGTTCTAACTGGCAACCTGAGGGTCCCTGCTCCAGCTGCACCTGTGTGAAGGGAGAGatcttgtgtacacacacacgctgcccCTCCACCGAGTGTCTGCATCCCACCAAGAtcactg gCTCCTGTTGCGCagtgtgtgaaagctgcacttATAACCACCGTATCTATAGCAACGGCCAGAGATTTACGACCCCTGACCAGCCCTGCCACATCTGCACCTGTCAG CATGGCAGTGTAGAGTGTGAGCAAAGACCTTGTCCTCCACTCAACTGTTCCAACTCATACACACCACCTGGAGAGTGCTGCCCTAAATGTCCAG ACTGCTCCTTTGAAAACCGTGTATTTGTGGATGGAGAAGCTTTTCCGAaccctgtgagtgtgtgtgaggagtgtaagtgtgtgagtgGCACGATTCACTGCCACCAAGCACAATGCCCTCACCCTCACTGTAATGCACCTCTACCCGGAACATGCTGTCAGAACAACTGCAATG GCTGCAGCTATGCTGGGAAAGAATATCCAAATGGACATGAGTTTCCACATCCTACTGACACGTGCAGGACATGCAGCTGCATA AACGGGAATGTGCAGTGTCTGATGAAGAGGTGTCCTCCACTGTCGTGCTCCAACCCTAATGTGCTGCCTGGAGACTGCTGCCCCCAGTGTCCTG CTCCACCTTCGGACTGTGTGTATGAACAACAACGCTACAGACATACTGAGCGTTTCTATCACACAACTGACAACTGTCGATCATGTACCTGCACTGATGGGACAGTGCACTGTCAGCGCAGGCCCTGCCCCTTTGCTGGATGTTCTCACCCCATCACACAGGAATGCTGCCGGACCTGTGAAG GCTGCCAGTATGAGGGTCGAGAGCGAGCTAATGGTGAGACGTGGGATGATGCATCAGACCCGTGtgcggtgtgtgtttgtcgtgAAGGCTCTGTCCGGTGTGAGAGGAGGCGCTGTCCACCTTCCAACTGTAAGCATCCAGTCCAAAGGCAGTGTTGCATGTCCTGTGATG GCTGTATGTTTCATGGTAAAGAATATCCTGATGGCACTGAGTTTAGTGATGGCAAAGATCCCTGTAGCGTATGTTACTGTTATGGGGGGGAGGTCGTCTGCACCAAGATACCCTGTTATGGAGAGTGCAGCCACCCTTACAAACCACCGGGACAGTGCTGTGGAGAATGTGAAC gctgtttccataACAGTGCAGTCCTCATAAATGGCCAGTCAATCCCTGACCCAGGAGATCTCTGCTCTGAATGCACCTGCCAG AGAGGTTCAGTGCGATGTACGAAGAAGCCGTGTCCAGCAGCCACCTGTCCTCACCCGATCACCAGTCCATGTGGCTGCCCTGTCTGTGACG GCTGTCATTTCCGAGGTGTGACTTATGTTGAAGGCCAGGTGTTtccaggaggagagggaaggtgCCAGgactgcacatgctca AGAGGTGAAGTGGTGTGCACACAGCGGAGATGTCCTGCTGTATCGTGCCCACACCCGGCCCTTGATGGCTGTGCGTGTGGAGTATGTGATGGATGCAATTTTAACGGACGAGGCTGTTTCAATGGAGAACGATTCCCACACCCTGCAGACCACTGTCAGCTCTGCTCCTGTTTG AACGGCGGTGTGGTGTGTACGCATGTGTCCTGTCCAAGTGTAGCCTGTGTGCGTCCGGTGACCCCTCCTGGGGAGTGTTGCCCTGTCTGCACAGGGATTTGTCTTCATCAGGGGAAAGAGTATCAGTCCGGCTTCTCATTTGCTTCACCCTCTGATCCCTGCTCATCATGCTCCTGTCTG AATGAGGTGGTGAACTGTCAGAGGAGACCTTGTCCAATCCAGTGCTCCCATCCGGTACCTTCAGATAGTTGCTGCCCCGCCTGTGACTTCTGTCTGTATGAGGGTGTTGTCCACTCTCACAGTCACACCTTCACGCCCTTCTCTAGCCCCTGTCAGCGCTGCACTTGTGTCAGAGGCACTGTCACCTGTGTGCCCCTGGTCTGCCCAGCAACACCTTGCATCCGACCAGTTACCAAGCCTGGATATTGCTGTCCTGAATGCACAG TGTGTACACTTGATGGACAGGAGTTTAGTGATGGGCAGACATGGACCCTGAGTTCAAACCACTGCTCCACCTGCACTTGCCAG GCAGGTGAGGTGCAGTGTGCATCTCCTGAGTGTTCCAAGCTGCCTTGTATGCATCAGGTGACTGATCCAGGAACCTGCTGTCCTCGCTGTAGAG GTTGTGTGtatggaggagaggagcataCCGAGGGCAGCAGCTGGTTCGCAGACTCGACTCCTTGCAtgacgtgtatgtgtgtggacgGGGTGACTACCTGCTCTGAAGTACGCTGTCTATCTCCCTGCATCAACTTCATCAGCGTGCCTGGAGAGTGCTGCCCTGTGTGTGCTG ATTGTGTATTTGAGGGCAGAGTGTATGGTCCAGGTGACAGTTTCCATCCAGCCGATGACCCCTGTCAGATCTGCACTTGTGAG gTAATGCCGGATGGAGAGCAACACCTGAGGTGTTATCGAAAGCAGTGTCCCAGTCTGGTTGACTGTCCTAAGAGCAATATCTTCTTCTCTGGACCAGACacctgctgtcctgtctgtgcAC AGCCTCTCAGTAACTGCACCGCTGCAGTAACTGGCAACGAAGTCTTGGCAACAGATGACCCTTGTTTTACCTGTCAGTGCCAG GACCTGACGTGGACCTGCTTACACCAGATCTGCCACCCGCTCACTTGTCCTTTTAATGAACAGTTCACCCCTCCGGACTTATGCTGCCCTGTGTGTAAAG ACTGTGTGATTGAGGGCCAGAACAGACGAGTGGCCAACGGCAGCAGCTGGACAGACAGCGATGACGACTGTGTCACATGTACCTGCAAC CTGGGCTACATTGAGTGCAGCATTGAAGAGTGTTTACCTGCCATTTGTCTGGACGGTCAGAAACAAGTGAAGATTCCAGGGAAATGCTGCTATGAATGCCAAG aCTCGGGAGTTTCGTGTTTGTACCAGGGAACAGTATATCACTCTAACGAACAATGGGAGGTGGATGAGTGCACCAGCTGTACGTGTGTGTTCGGAGATGTACACTGTCAAAGTGAACGCTGCCCTCCCCTCACCTGTGCAACA GACGAGATGCCAGCCATTGTCCCGGGTTTGTGTTGTCCTCACTGCCTTCCTCGTCCAGCCACCTGTATTGCCTTCGGAGACCCTCATTATCGCACCTTCGATGGACGCATGTTGCACTTCCAGGGAGCGTGCACGTATATCCTGGCACAAGACTGTGAGGGCGGAGACTTCAG tatTCATGCCACTAATGATGATCGTGGCCGTAAAGGAGTGTCCTGGACTAAAGAGGTGACGGTGTTTATAGGAGACGTCACAGTGCAGCTACTCCAGGACTGGGTTGTGAAG GTGAACGATGAGGTTGTGACTTTGCCATTCCTCAAAGAGCCATACATCTATGTCGAACGACAAACCAACACCATCTTACTCAACACCAACATCGGGCTAAAG GTACTGTGGAGTGGTCGTTCGCATCTAGAAGTGAGTGTGCCAGGCTCCTATAAGAGCCACACCTGTGGTCTTTGTGGAAACTTCAACAATTACTACCAGGATGACCTCCGAATGCCAAACGGAcgaatcagccaatcagagtctGACTTTGGCAACAGCTGGAGG GTCACAAATGGTAGCCACTCTCTGACATCCTGTCGTCCCGGTGAGAACGTCGACCCCTGTAAAGAGGCAGGCTACCAGGCCAAGAAGGGGGCTAACGCTCGCTGTAAGGTCCTGAAATCTGCTACCTTTAAGCCCTGTCATCGTGTGGTACCCCCTGAACCGTGGTACGGAGCCTGTGTGTATGATCTCTGTGCCTGCGGGGCCAATACTGACGAGTGCCTTTGTGACACACTGGAGGCCTACGCCAGTCAGTGCAGAGAGGCTGGAGTCATCCTGAAGTGGAGGGGCCCATCACTGTGTG CTGTGGGCTGTCCAGTGGAGAGGGGCTTTGTGTTTGACGAGTGCGGACCCCCGTGTCCTGTAACCTGCTTTAACGTTGACGTACCACTGGGGGTGATAGAGAGCCACTGCTTCAAGCCTTGTGTACCAGGCTGCCAGTGTCCTGCTGGTCTGGTTttacacaacaactactgcaTACAGCCAGAAAAGTGCCCCAAGATCATTCATGGCAACACCTCATAA